A section of the Mesorhizobium loti genome encodes:
- a CDS encoding calcium-binding protein, translating into MALVSSREFNDHVCDGTPYGDLILDSQNRDDLHRPRDWVQGSPEADVFLGGDGTDFVKAGGGNDYVRGGDGRDILFGEEGNDSVHGDGGDDQLYGGFNNDYLYGDGGNDLLDGGRGDDHLLGGGGSDKFVFEAQSGNDIVWDFEAGHDMLRINGAMTNGAYPTVEELAGRAHQVGQDTVVELEAGNTITLSNVSADDVHAHANLYFFV; encoded by the coding sequence ATGGCACTAGTCAGTAGCAGAGAATTCAACGATCACGTTTGCGATGGGACGCCCTATGGGGACCTGATCCTCGACAGCCAGAACAGGGACGATCTGCACAGGCCGCGCGACTGGGTGCAGGGCAGCCCCGAGGCCGACGTGTTCCTCGGTGGCGACGGCACCGATTTCGTGAAAGCCGGTGGAGGCAACGATTATGTGCGGGGCGGTGACGGCCGCGATATTTTGTTCGGCGAGGAGGGCAATGACAGCGTCCATGGTGACGGGGGCGACGATCAGCTGTACGGGGGGTTCAACAATGACTATCTGTACGGCGACGGGGGCAATGACTTGCTCGACGGTGGCAGGGGTGACGATCATCTGTTGGGCGGTGGGGGCAGCGACAAGTTTGTCTTCGAAGCCCAGAGCGGCAACGATATCGTGTGGGACTTCGAGGCGGGGCACGACATGCTGCGGATCAATGGAGCTATGACTAATGGCGCTTATCCCACCGTCGAAGAACTTGCCGGTCGCGCCCATCAGGTTGGCCAGGACACGGTCGTTGAACTCGAAGCGGGTAATACGATCACGCTCTCCAACGTGAGTGCTGACGACGTTCACGCGCACGCGAACCTTTATTTCTTCGTCTAG
- a CDS encoding HlyD family type I secretion periplasmic adaptor subunit produces MSGIYQSNDVSSSIRHHLLVGLVASVIVVGGAGAWAAVTNLSGAVVASGHFVVDSHVKKVQHPTGGVVAEILVREGDRVKAGDVVIRLDATKTRVNLAVVTKRLDELAARLARLEAERDDLAEIAFPHWLLARGDGAAIHNETRLFEFRRQSREGKQAQLAERIAQYQHEIEGGKEQEIAYEKGIEILQKEIAALTGLREQGIVSDQRLNSLKTQVATFGGERGEKIAYQAQTAGRITETRLQILQVDQDLKTEVGQELREVQAQIGEYVERKVAAEDELRRIDIVAPQSGIVQQLAVHTVGGVIAPADPIMLIVPEGDDLTLEVRINPKDIDQIQLLHKAVLRMSAFNRRTTPELNGYVSRIAADLVTDEKSGSSYYLVSLSIPHAELTKLKDLTLVPGMPAEAMVQTGERTALSYLVKPLADQISRAFREQ; encoded by the coding sequence ATGTCCGGCATTTATCAGAGCAATGACGTTTCCAGCTCCATTCGCCATCACCTGTTAGTGGGCCTTGTGGCCAGCGTGATCGTTGTCGGCGGAGCCGGAGCCTGGGCGGCCGTCACGAATCTTTCCGGTGCAGTTGTCGCATCCGGACACTTTGTTGTCGATTCCCATGTGAAGAAGGTGCAGCACCCAACCGGCGGGGTCGTGGCAGAAATCCTAGTGCGCGAAGGTGATAGAGTGAAAGCCGGCGACGTCGTCATCCGGCTCGATGCCACCAAGACGCGCGTCAATCTCGCCGTCGTCACCAAGCGGCTCGATGAGCTGGCCGCCCGGTTGGCACGACTGGAAGCTGAGCGTGACGATCTGGCGGAGATCGCCTTCCCCCACTGGCTGCTCGCTCGCGGAGATGGTGCGGCAATACATAACGAAACGCGGCTGTTCGAATTTCGTAGACAATCCCGCGAAGGAAAACAGGCCCAGCTAGCCGAGCGCATTGCTCAATATCAGCACGAGATCGAGGGGGGCAAGGAGCAGGAAATTGCCTACGAGAAAGGCATCGAGATTCTCCAAAAGGAAATTGCTGCCCTCACTGGGCTGCGCGAACAAGGCATTGTCTCGGACCAACGCTTGAATAGCCTAAAGACGCAGGTTGCCACTTTCGGCGGCGAACGCGGTGAGAAGATTGCCTATCAGGCACAGACGGCAGGCCGCATAACTGAAACGCGCCTGCAGATCCTGCAGGTCGATCAGGATCTCAAGACGGAAGTCGGCCAAGAGCTCAGAGAGGTTCAGGCGCAGATAGGGGAATATGTTGAGCGCAAGGTGGCGGCTGAAGACGAACTGCGACGAATCGATATTGTCGCGCCTCAGTCAGGCATCGTTCAACAACTCGCAGTTCATACGGTCGGCGGAGTGATCGCGCCCGCCGATCCGATCATGCTAATTGTGCCCGAAGGCGACGATCTGACGCTAGAAGTGCGGATCAACCCGAAGGACATCGACCAAATCCAGCTCCTTCACAAGGCTGTGCTGCGGATGTCAGCCTTCAATCGGAGAACCACGCCCGAATTGAATGGATATGTAAGCCGGATCGCAGCCGATCTGGTGACGGACGAAAAAAGCGGCAGTTCCTATTACCTGGTGAGTCTCTCAATCCCGCATGCGGAACTGACGAAACTCAAGGACCTGACGCTCGTGCCCGGCATGCCGGCCGAAGCGATGGTCCAGACGGGCGAGCGTACGGCGCTTTCCTATCTTGTGAAGCCGCTGGCCGACCAAATCAGTCGCGCATTCCGCGAGCAGTAG
- a CDS encoding type I secretion system permease/ATPase, translated as MNEPVRSVSLLHLASTARAVPTINGGILLSKYLSNISVWRPSGLTSTIGGILLISGVVNVLALTSPLFMLQVYDRVLASGSVPTLVGLAVLAAGLYAFQCLLEILRARVLLRIGERFDRQFSGRVHDAIVLLPLSTRMPGDGLQPLRDLDNVRGFLGGKGPTAFFDLPWTPLYLGICFLFHFWIGMTVTVGAVVLISMTFLTNALSQRPIRDTTAHNIVRHGLLEAARRNAEVVQALGLGNRIAARWHQANGKYLAANRKAGDVAGGLGRISSSLRVMLQSAILALGAYLVIRQEATGGVMIASSIMMGRALAPVELATASWKSFLMARQSWARLEDLLAKIPESAPVMPMPAPERELRVEGVTIVPPGESKPSVTGLAFAVQAGSALGVIGASGSGKSTLSRAIVGAWPPAAGKVRIDGASLDQWDREALGRHIGYLPQGVELFDGTIAENIARFEDSPDPEAIVAAAKAAGTHELILRFEYGYETPIGEAGSALSAGQRQRIGLARALYRDPFLVVLDEPNANLDAEGEAAVIEAIASVRERKGIAVVVAHRRSALRAVDYVLTMDGGRQRAFGPRDEALSKVLKGAATAPGMRQGAPSPHTMKGEC; from the coding sequence ATGAACGAGCCGGTGCGATCAGTGTCGCTCCTCCATTTGGCGAGCACTGCGCGTGCTGTGCCGACAATTAACGGAGGCATTCTCCTGAGCAAGTATCTCTCGAACATTTCAGTGTGGAGACCTTCCGGTCTGACTTCCACCATTGGGGGAATTTTGTTGATAAGCGGCGTGGTCAATGTGCTTGCGCTGACCTCGCCGCTGTTCATGCTGCAGGTCTATGACCGCGTTCTGGCAAGTGGCAGCGTACCGACGCTGGTGGGGCTCGCCGTGCTTGCTGCCGGGCTTTATGCGTTCCAATGCCTGCTCGAAATTCTGCGCGCCCGCGTGCTGCTGCGGATCGGTGAGCGTTTCGATCGACAGTTTTCCGGACGCGTTCACGATGCTATCGTTCTGCTTCCGCTTTCAACGCGCATGCCGGGCGACGGCTTGCAGCCGCTTCGCGATCTCGACAATGTTCGCGGATTCCTAGGTGGAAAAGGTCCGACAGCCTTTTTTGATCTGCCATGGACTCCGCTTTATCTTGGCATTTGCTTCCTGTTTCATTTCTGGATCGGCATGACGGTGACTGTCGGAGCGGTCGTTCTGATATCTATGACATTTCTTACCAATGCTCTTTCCCAACGCCCGATACGCGATACAACAGCCCACAACATAGTACGTCATGGTCTTTTGGAAGCTGCACGCCGCAACGCCGAGGTCGTGCAGGCTCTCGGTCTCGGAAACCGAATCGCTGCCCGATGGCACCAAGCCAATGGCAAGTATCTGGCCGCCAACCGGAAAGCCGGGGACGTGGCAGGTGGGCTCGGCCGCATTTCAAGTTCGCTGCGCGTCATGCTGCAATCGGCCATCCTTGCCCTGGGAGCGTACCTTGTCATCAGGCAGGAGGCTACGGGCGGGGTCATGATTGCCAGCTCGATCATGATGGGGCGTGCGCTGGCTCCGGTCGAGCTGGCCACTGCAAGCTGGAAGTCCTTCCTCATGGCGCGCCAGAGTTGGGCGCGGCTGGAGGACCTCCTGGCAAAGATCCCTGAAAGTGCTCCTGTCATGCCTATGCCTGCACCTGAACGCGAACTGCGCGTCGAGGGCGTGACAATCGTTCCCCCCGGCGAAAGCAAGCCGAGTGTGACCGGCCTTGCGTTTGCCGTTCAGGCTGGAAGCGCACTGGGCGTCATCGGCGCATCGGGTTCCGGCAAGTCGACGCTCTCACGTGCTATTGTCGGCGCATGGCCGCCGGCCGCCGGAAAGGTTCGCATCGACGGGGCAAGCCTCGATCAATGGGATCGGGAAGCACTAGGCCGTCATATCGGATATCTGCCGCAAGGCGTTGAACTGTTCGACGGCACCATTGCCGAAAACATCGCTCGTTTTGAAGACAGTCCTGATCCTGAGGCTATTGTCGCCGCGGCAAAGGCCGCAGGGACCCACGAGCTCATCCTCCGATTTGAGTACGGTTACGAAACTCCGATCGGTGAGGCCGGATCAGCACTTTCCGCCGGGCAGCGTCAGCGCATCGGTCTTGCCCGTGCTCTCTACCGCGACCCTTTCCTTGTCGTGCTCGATGAACCTAATGCCAATCTCGATGCGGAAGGCGAGGCCGCTGTCATTGAGGCGATCGCCTCCGTGCGCGAGCGGAAGGGAATTGCGGTTGTCGTCGCCCATCGGCGGAGCGCCCTGCGTGCAGTGGATTACGTGTTGACTATGGACGGTGGGCGGCAGAGGGCCTTCGGTCCGCGTGATGAAGCGCTGTCCAAGGTCCTGAAAGGGGCAGCGACGGCACCAGGCATGCGTCAAGGCGCACCAAGTCCTCACACGATGAAAGGCGAGTGCTGA
- a CDS encoding calcium-binding protein, producing the protein METFIQGGPKGETVFGSDGDDKILGSGGGDWLEGRGGVDYISAGYGSDRSMGGEGNDKILGEQGFDHLSGDNGRYKPRIVGEDNDFIDGGPNDDFLYVGDGKDYLTGGADKDTFVFQFHDPVPGVDSSGSGEPVDPKPWMLPDYPEWPGEEDDPLIGGWEEDDPLIGDEPGEPGGALGVSGVPDITTIQDFDPKEDTFAFDAVGLYNDGFGANFINNASPESGHPVSSFYSGKASDANGEHVVVITDKSFTSASDAANAISGETVGDIIVYHSDGRTGLASLAYVTAENQAEDFTHLGGVDSLADLANLGLTASDFTFV; encoded by the coding sequence ATGGAAACGTTTATCCAGGGAGGCCCGAAGGGCGAAACCGTCTTCGGCAGCGACGGCGACGATAAGATACTTGGTTCCGGTGGCGGTGACTGGCTCGAAGGTCGTGGCGGCGTTGACTATATCTCGGCCGGCTATGGTAGTGACCGATCCATGGGCGGTGAGGGCAATGACAAAATCTTGGGCGAACAGGGCTTCGACCATCTCTCCGGCGACAACGGCCGCTACAAACCGCGCATCGTCGGTGAGGACAATGACTTTATCGACGGCGGTCCCAACGACGATTTCCTCTACGTGGGTGACGGCAAGGACTATCTGACAGGCGGGGCCGATAAAGACACTTTCGTGTTCCAGTTCCACGATCCAGTTCCTGGGGTGGATAGTTCAGGGTCTGGGGAGCCTGTGGACCCTAAGCCTTGGATGTTGCCTGACTATCCTGAGTGGCCTGGGGAGGAGGATGATCCCCTGATAGGGGGGTGGGAGGAGGATGATCCCCTGATAGGGGACGAGCCTGGGGAGCCTGGGGGAGCCTTGGGAGTATCCGGTGTTCCTGACATCACTACCATCCAAGATTTCGATCCGAAGGAGGATACCTTCGCCTTCGACGCCGTGGGCCTCTACAATGATGGTTTTGGCGCAAACTTCATCAATAACGCCAGCCCAGAGTCTGGCCACCCGGTGAGCAGCTTCTACAGCGGTAAGGCCTCGGATGCGAATGGCGAGCACGTCGTGGTGATCACTGACAAATCTTTCACCTCTGCCTCTGACGCCGCGAATGCCATCTCCGGCGAAACCGTCGGCGACATCATCGTCTACCACTCCGACGGCAGAACGGGACTCGCCAGTCTGGCCTATGTCACCGCCGAGAACCAGGCGGAGGACTTCACCCATCTGGGCGGTGTGGACAGTTTGGCCGATCTGGCCAATCTGGGCCTGACAGCCTCGGACTTTACCTTCGTCTGA
- the queC gene encoding 7-cyano-7-deazaguanine synthase QueC: MNALVICSGGLDSVSLAHKVATEQKLIGLLSFDYGQRHKKELGFAAICAKRLGVPHQIVDIRDVGRNLSGSALTDNVDVPDGHYAEDSMRITVVPNRNAIMLAIAFGVAAAQKADAVATAVHGGDHFIYPDCRPAFIDAFQTMQNHALAGYADICLYAPYVNISKADIVSEGAKYATPFEATWSCYKGGARHCGRCGTCVERREAFDLAGITDPTDYEDADFWLHAIQTRSA; encoded by the coding sequence ATGAATGCCCTCGTCATCTGCTCCGGCGGATTGGACTCTGTTTCGCTCGCTCACAAGGTGGCGACCGAGCAGAAACTCATTGGCCTGCTTTCGTTCGATTACGGCCAGAGGCACAAAAAGGAACTCGGCTTTGCCGCCATCTGCGCCAAACGGCTGGGTGTTCCGCACCAGATCGTCGATATCCGCGATGTTGGCCGGAACCTGAGCGGCTCGGCGCTGACTGACAATGTGGACGTGCCCGACGGGCACTATGCCGAAGACTCCATGAGGATCACGGTGGTGCCGAATAGGAACGCTATCATGCTGGCCATCGCCTTCGGGGTTGCCGCCGCGCAGAAGGCCGATGCGGTGGCCACTGCCGTCCACGGCGGAGATCATTTCATCTATCCCGATTGCCGGCCCGCTTTTATCGACGCCTTTCAGACGATGCAGAACCATGCGCTCGCAGGCTACGCCGATATCTGCCTGTACGCTCCGTATGTGAATATCTCGAAGGCCGACATCGTCAGCGAGGGGGCAAAGTACGCCACACCGTTCGAGGCGACGTGGTCCTGCTACAAGGGCGGTGCACGTCATTGCGGTCGCTGCGGGACATGCGTCGAACGGCGCGAAGCATTCGATCTGGCCGGCATCACCGACCCGACAGATTATGAGGACGCAGACTTCTGGCTCCACGCTATCCAGACAAGGAGCGCGTAA
- the queD gene encoding 6-carboxytetrahydropterin synthase QueD: protein MFRITKEFHFSASHQLTSLPPGHQCARLHGHNYIVVVELSGGELDEHGFVRDYQDLAAFKHYIDGTFDHRHLNDVLGHDHATAEYLARHFYDWCKVRLPETSAVRVSETPKTWAEYRP, encoded by the coding sequence ATGTTCCGCATTACCAAAGAGTTCCACTTCTCGGCCTCGCATCAGCTCACCTCCTTGCCACCAGGTCATCAGTGCGCACGTCTGCACGGCCACAACTACATCGTTGTAGTGGAGCTTTCGGGTGGCGAACTGGACGAACACGGCTTTGTGCGCGACTACCAAGATCTGGCGGCGTTCAAGCACTACATCGATGGGACCTTCGACCATCGGCATCTTAACGACGTGCTGGGGCATGACCATGCCACAGCGGAATACCTGGCCAGGCACTTCTACGACTGGTGCAAGGTGCGGCTACCCGAAACCTCCGCCGTGCGGGTGAGCGAGACGCCGAAAACCTGGGCGGAATACCGGCCATGA
- the queE gene encoding 7-carboxy-7-deazaguanine synthase QueE, whose amino-acid sequence MTCALHPGIRVSEIFGPTIQGEGVLIGLPTVFVRTGGCDYRCSWCDSLHAVDRRFRHDWEMMTPEAVWQKVIALSGGQPVMVSLSGGNPAIQPLGHLIDRGHGEGYRFALESQGSVSKQWFADLDVLVLSPKPPSSEMTTDWAAFDACLEAAQAKPQMALKLVVFDEDDYAYAKDAAARYPQLPVYLQPGNHTPPRPGNEDGFIDFAGVMRRMEWLVEKVTRDRWFEARVLPQLHVLLWGNKRGV is encoded by the coding sequence ATGACTTGCGCGTTGCATCCCGGAATCCGGGTGAGCGAGATTTTTGGGCCGACCATTCAGGGCGAAGGCGTGCTGATCGGCTTGCCGACGGTGTTCGTAAGAACCGGCGGGTGCGATTATCGCTGTTCCTGGTGCGACAGCCTGCATGCGGTGGACCGTCGCTTCCGCCATGATTGGGAGATGATGACTCCCGAGGCGGTTTGGCAAAAGGTCATTGCACTTTCCGGCGGTCAGCCCGTGATGGTATCGCTATCGGGCGGCAATCCGGCCATCCAGCCGCTTGGCCACTTGATCGACCGCGGGCATGGTGAGGGCTACCGTTTTGCATTGGAAAGCCAAGGTTCGGTGTCTAAGCAATGGTTCGCGGACCTCGACGTGCTGGTACTCAGCCCCAAGCCGCCCTCAAGTGAAATGACGACAGATTGGGCCGCGTTCGACGCCTGCTTAGAGGCGGCGCAGGCTAAGCCGCAGATGGCGCTCAAGCTTGTCGTCTTCGACGAAGATGACTATGCCTATGCCAAAGACGCCGCGGCGCGCTACCCCCAATTACCCGTCTATCTGCAGCCCGGCAATCACACGCCGCCGCGTCCCGGCAACGAAGACGGTTTCATCGACTTTGCCGGTGTGATGAGGCGCATGGAATGGCTGGTTGAAAAGGTGACCCGTGACAGGTGGTTCGAGGCGCGTGTGCTGCCGCAGCTTCATGTTCTGCTCTGGGGAAACAAACGGGGCGTCTAG
- the thiC gene encoding phosphomethylpyrimidine synthase ThiC has translation MNAFTPAVSTGPLPASRKIHKPGAIHPQIRVPMREISVHPTAGEPPVTVYDPSGPYTDPTVETSIETGLARLRREWIVSRGDVEAYDGRHVRPEDNGFVTGERLTPEFPIRNRPLKAKSGKAVTQLAYARAGIITPEMEFVAIRENLGREILRGKIERDGEAFGAAIPDFVTPEFVREEVARGRAIIPANINHPESEPMIIGRNFLVKINANIGNSAVTSSMAEEVEKMVWAIRWGADTVMDLSTGRNIHNIREWIVRNSPVPIGTVPLYQALEKVNGIAEDLTWEVYRDTLIEQAEQGVDYFTIHAGVRLHFIPLTVDRVTGIVSRGGSIMAKWCLHHHRESFLYEHFAEICDICRAYDVSFSLGDGLRPGSIADANDAAQFAELETLGELTKIAWAKDCQVMIEGPGHVPMHKIKQNMDKQLAVCGEAPFYTLGPLTTDIAPGYDHITSGIGAAMIGWFGTAMLCYVTPKEHLGLPDRNDVKTGVITYKIAAHAADLAKGHPAAKVRDDALSRARFEFRWEDQFNLSLDPETARSFHDQTLPKEAHKLAHFCSMCGPKFCSMRISHDIRAEAQKEGMAAMAAKYREGGDLYVPADETGAPLMPEAHEPS, from the coding sequence ATGAATGCCTTCACCCCCGCCGTCTCGACGGGACCATTGCCCGCCTCGCGGAAAATCCACAAGCCCGGTGCCATCCACCCGCAGATCAGGGTGCCGATGCGCGAGATCTCCGTCCATCCGACGGCCGGCGAGCCGCCCGTCACCGTCTACGATCCCTCAGGCCCCTATACCGACCCGACTGTCGAAACCAGCATCGAAACCGGCCTTGCCCGGCTTCGCCGCGAATGGATCGTGTCGCGCGGCGATGTCGAAGCCTATGACGGGCGCCATGTCCGACCCGAAGACAATGGATTTGTCACGGGCGAACGCCTGACGCCGGAGTTTCCAATCCGTAACCGGCCGCTGAAGGCCAAATCGGGCAAGGCCGTGACCCAGCTTGCCTATGCGCGCGCCGGCATCATCACGCCAGAAATGGAGTTCGTCGCCATCCGCGAGAATCTCGGCCGCGAGATCCTGCGCGGCAAGATCGAGCGCGACGGCGAAGCCTTCGGCGCGGCGATCCCCGACTTTGTCACGCCGGAATTCGTGCGCGAGGAGGTGGCGCGCGGGCGCGCGATCATTCCCGCCAACATCAATCATCCCGAGAGCGAGCCGATGATCATCGGCCGCAATTTCCTGGTGAAGATCAACGCCAATATCGGCAACTCGGCGGTCACCTCGTCGATGGCCGAGGAAGTGGAAAAGATGGTCTGGGCGATCCGCTGGGGCGCCGATACGGTGATGGACCTGTCGACCGGCCGCAACATCCACAACATCCGCGAATGGATCGTGCGCAACTCGCCGGTGCCGATCGGCACGGTGCCGCTCTATCAGGCGCTCGAAAAGGTCAACGGCATCGCCGAGGACCTGACCTGGGAGGTGTACCGCGACACGCTGATCGAACAGGCCGAACAGGGCGTCGACTATTTCACCATCCATGCCGGCGTGCGGCTGCACTTTATCCCGCTGACCGTTGACCGAGTCACGGGCATCGTCTCGCGCGGCGGCTCGATCATGGCCAAATGGTGCCTGCACCATCATCGCGAGAGCTTCCTCTATGAGCATTTCGCGGAAATCTGTGACATCTGCCGCGCCTATGACGTGTCCTTTTCGCTCGGCGACGGTCTTCGTCCGGGCTCCATCGCCGACGCCAACGACGCGGCGCAATTCGCCGAACTGGAAACGCTCGGTGAATTGACGAAGATCGCCTGGGCCAAAGATTGCCAAGTGATGATCGAAGGCCCTGGCCACGTGCCTATGCACAAGATCAAGCAGAACATGGACAAGCAGCTCGCTGTCTGCGGCGAGGCGCCGTTCTACACGCTGGGGCCGCTGACGACGGACATAGCGCCGGGCTATGACCACATCACCTCCGGCATCGGCGCCGCCATGATCGGCTGGTTCGGCACGGCCATGCTCTGCTACGTCACGCCGAAGGAGCATCTCGGCCTTCCGGACCGCAATGACGTCAAGACCGGCGTGATCACCTACAAGATCGCGGCCCATGCCGCCGACCTGGCGAAGGGGCATCCGGCGGCGAAAGTCAGGGATGACGCCCTTTCCCGCGCGCGCTTCGAGTTCCGCTGGGAAGACCAGTTCAACCTGTCGCTCGATCCCGAAACCGCGCGGTCCTTCCACGACCAGACCTTGCCCAAGGAGGCGCACAAGTTGGCGCATTTCTGCTCGATGTGCGGGCCGAAATTCTGCTCCATGCGCATCTCCCACGACATTCGCGCCGAGGCACAGAAAGAGGGCATGGCGGCGATGGCGGCGAAATATCGCGAAGGCGGCGATCTCTATGTGCCGGCGGACGAGACCGGCGCACCGCTCATGCCGGAGGCGCATGAGCCGTCATGA
- the thiO gene encoding glycine oxidase ThiO, with translation MRVLVKGAGVAGLTAAFELATRGAAVTVAETGHALGGNASWFAGGMLAPWCERESAEQPVLDLGCNAGDWWEAATPGQVTRAGTLVVAAPRDVGELDRFASRTSGHRRVDEDEIVLLEPDLAGRFRRGLFFSDEAHLDPRQAMAALHGRLAAMGVEFRFGVDARHISGFDRRIDCTGMAAEDDRLRGVRGEMLILRTPDVSLSRPVRLLHPRFPLYAVPRTGHRFMVGATMIESRSTGPVTARSMMELLGAAYALHPAFGEAGVIDTGAGVRPAFPDNLPRVATHGSTVAINGLYRHGFLLAPAMARQAADLVFNQDGTKELAHEIDGQRRSA, from the coding sequence ATGAGGGTGCTGGTCAAAGGGGCCGGCGTCGCCGGCCTCACCGCCGCCTTCGAGCTCGCCACACGCGGCGCGGCGGTGACAGTTGCCGAGACAGGACATGCCCTCGGCGGCAATGCGTCATGGTTCGCCGGCGGCATGCTGGCGCCATGGTGCGAGCGTGAAAGCGCCGAGCAGCCAGTGCTGGATCTCGGATGCAATGCCGGAGACTGGTGGGAGGCGGCAACGCCTGGCCAGGTGACACGGGCGGGAACGCTGGTCGTGGCCGCGCCGCGCGATGTGGGCGAGCTCGACCGGTTCGCCAGCCGTACCTCGGGTCATCGGCGTGTCGATGAAGATGAAATCGTGTTGCTCGAGCCCGACCTTGCCGGCCGCTTCCGCCGCGGACTGTTCTTCTCCGACGAAGCCCATCTCGACCCTCGCCAGGCGATGGCGGCACTTCATGGCAGGCTGGCGGCGATGGGCGTCGAATTCCGCTTCGGCGTCGATGCCCGGCACATTTCCGGTTTCGATCGTCGGATCGACTGCACGGGGATGGCGGCGGAAGACGACCGACTGCGCGGCGTTCGTGGCGAGATGCTGATCCTGCGCACGCCGGATGTGTCGCTGTCGCGCCCGGTCCGGCTGCTTCACCCGCGCTTTCCGCTTTACGCGGTGCCGCGCACCGGCCACCGTTTCATGGTTGGCGCGACGATGATCGAGAGCCGGTCCACGGGACCGGTGACGGCGCGTTCGATGATGGAGCTTTTGGGCGCGGCCTACGCTCTCCATCCGGCATTCGGCGAGGCTGGCGTCATCGATACCGGCGCCGGTGTTCGTCCGGCCTTTCCAGACAACCTGCCGCGAGTCGCGACCCACGGAAGCACCGTCGCAATCAACGGGCTCTATCGCCACGGTTTTCTCCTCGCCCCCGCCATGGCGCGCCAGGCTGCCGACCTGGTTTTCAATCAAGACGGAACCAAGGAGCTTGCTCATGAAATTGATGGTCAACGGCGAAGCGCATGA
- the thiS gene encoding sulfur carrier protein ThiS — translation MKLMVNGEAHEIAATTLAELLAALDYEGEWLATAVNSDLVHRANRAEFRLSDGDRIEILSPMQGG, via the coding sequence ATGAAATTGATGGTCAACGGCGAAGCGCATGAGATTGCGGCCACCACGCTGGCCGAGCTGCTTGCCGCACTCGACTATGAAGGCGAATGGCTGGCGACGGCCGTCAACAGCGACCTCGTGCACCGGGCCAATCGGGCGGAGTTCCGGTTGAGCGACGGCGACCGGATCGAAATCCTCTCACCCATGCAGGGAGGCTAG
- a CDS encoding thiazole synthase translates to MFELLGTSLPSRLLLGTAQYPSPAILADAVKASGTSVVTVSLRREMAGGRAGEKFWSLIRALGTRILPNTAGCHSVKEAVTTANMAREVFGTSWIKVEVIGNQDTLQPDVFGLVEAARILCEDGFTVFPYTTDDLGVAERLLDAGCKVLMPWCAPIGSALGPVNIMALRSMRGHFPGVPLIVDAGLGRPSHATTVMELGFDGVLLNTAVARAADPVGMARAFGKAVEAGREAYSSGMLEPRDVAAPSTPTIGRAVFS, encoded by the coding sequence ATGTTCGAGCTTCTCGGAACGTCGCTTCCCTCGCGGCTGCTTCTCGGCACGGCTCAATATCCTTCACCGGCCATCCTTGCCGATGCGGTCAAGGCGTCGGGCACATCGGTGGTGACAGTCTCGTTGCGGCGTGAGATGGCAGGCGGGAGGGCCGGCGAAAAATTCTGGTCGTTGATCCGCGCGCTCGGCACGAGAATCCTTCCGAACACTGCCGGCTGCCACTCCGTCAAGGAAGCGGTCACCACCGCGAACATGGCGCGCGAAGTGTTCGGCACGAGCTGGATCAAGGTCGAAGTGATCGGCAACCAGGACACGCTGCAACCGGACGTGTTCGGCCTGGTCGAAGCCGCGCGCATCCTGTGCGAAGACGGTTTTACGGTATTTCCCTATACCACCGACGACCTTGGTGTCGCCGAGCGGCTGCTGGATGCGGGCTGCAAGGTTTTGATGCCTTGGTGCGCACCGATCGGTTCCGCCCTCGGCCCGGTCAACATCATGGCACTGCGCTCGATGCGCGGACATTTCCCTGGCGTCCCGCTGATTGTGGATGCGGGGCTCGGACGACCGTCGCACGCGACAACCGTCATGGAACTCGGCTTTGACGGCGTGCTGCTGAACACCGCGGTCGCCAGAGCGGCTGATCCGGTCGGCATGGCGCGCGCTTTCGGCAAGGCTGTCGAGGCCGGTCGTGAAGCTTACAGCTCGGGAATGCTCGAACCGCGCGACGTCGCCGCGCCATCGACGCCGACAATTGGCAGGGCAGTTTTTTCATGA